The following nucleotide sequence is from Peribacillus sp. ACCC06369.
ATTATCAAAAAGTTGAAATTTTACTTCAGCACAAAATTGTTTTACAAGAAGGGTTACGTGAGGATACATAATTTGTATTCTATTGTAACCCTTAAAACTAGGTAAAGTTTCCTTTAAAAGGGGGAACATGGAAAAGTCAATTAGATTGTATGTGTACTTTTGAATGAAAGCGTATGTGTTTGAGAAGAACACACCTTTCAGGACTAAAGAAATATAAAGGGGTGAATGAGGGACACCCTACGATAGTACTGAAGGCAGCTAAATCGCTGCGAGTAGCGACCTGTGCTCGCTCGGACATTACAACAAGACCTACAAGCAAGTCAAAGAGAACAAGGCTAAGGCCGAAGACAAAGGGAGGTCTCAAGGCCAGGGATATATGTCTCGTGGCGAAGCCAAACCCAAGCAGGTTCATCAATGATATCTTTTTTTATAGGTGAATGAGGGCTATCTAAGTAAATTTAGGAAGGCAGGTTGATCCCCGCGAGTAGCAACCTATGCTAGCCGACCAGTAACGTGCAATCTCTAATAGGTACTAACCTCATCAACTGGCAAAGTCTGCCCAAAATGAGGTTGAATTCATTCGTAAGTTGTTCCGAGTAGCTGATTACTCCCAAAGTTATCACAATATTACCATTCTATGTTTCTATTTCATTGTTTTTGCACCAGAACCTTCTAAACTCCCAACAAACTTTGACTTATATTAACGAGAACCCAGTGAATTCAAAAAACTTGCATTATTATTTATTTTTATTATAATACTTGTATACAAGTGTACTTGAACTCTATAAGAAGGTGAATTTATGGCTGAATCAAAGGAATTTCTTTATCCTGTAAAATGGCTTTCAAAAGCTTCAGCTGGTGATCGTGTAACATCCGAGCTTAGAATGCGTATTATTTCGGGGATGATTGAAAGCGGTACCATCTTATCTGAAAATAAATTAGCTGCCGATTTTGGTGTTAGCCGCTCACCAGTTCGTGAAGCGTTAAAAATACTGGCATCTGAAAATATCATCCGATTAGAAAGAATGGGTGCGGTTGTCATTGGTTTAACAGAAAAAAAATATGCAGAAATATATGATGTACGGATACTCATCGAGACGTTTGTATTTGAACGTCTAGTAAGGGTGGACACGAATGAATTAGTAATGGAGCTTAGTAAAATCCTGGAAATGATGAAAATTTCCATAAAATACAGAGATGCTGATGAGTTTTCCTATCAGGATGTCCTATTCCACGAAACGATCATTCGGTCCATCAATCATTCCTATATCCTGATGATTTGGGATAATTTAAAACCTGTGATGGAAAGTTTGATTCTTCTATCCATGCGTTGTCGTTTTAAAGAAAAGTATGAAGACTTTACACGGATCATTAATAATCATCAACTTTATATTGATGCGATCAGAACAAAAGATCGAGAACTCATGATTAAGTCGTTACATGTAAACTTTGATGATGTTCAAGGGGAAGTTGAAGACTTATGGATGGCCCAACAGATGCTTTCAAAAGGAGTCGAACAAGAAAATGACTAGCTATATGTTAGGTGTAGACATCGGTACAACAAGTACAAAAGCTGTATTATTTACGAAAAAAGGCGATGTCATTCAGCAAGAGAATGTTGGTTATCCTCTTTACACACCGGATATGACAACAGCGGAACAAGACCCTGAGGAGATTTTCCAGGCCGTTCTGAAAGCCTTTTCAAATATAACGAAACAGCATCCAGATAAAAAGATATCATTTATTTCATTTAGCAGTGCGATGCATAGTGTTATAGCTATGGATGAAAATGACCAGCCGCTAACCCGTTGTATCACTTGGGCAGATAATCGCAGTGAAGCTTGGGCCCATAAAATTAAAGATGAATTAGATGGGCATGAAGTTTACAAACGAACCGGAACACCGATACACCCGATGTCTCCATTATCCAAAATCACCTGGATTGTGAATGATCACCCAGAGATCGCAACCAATGTTAAAAAGTATATTGGGATTAAAGAATATATCTTTAAAAAGTTCTTTGAT
It contains:
- a CDS encoding GntR family transcriptional regulator → MAESKEFLYPVKWLSKASAGDRVTSELRMRIISGMIESGTILSENKLAADFGVSRSPVREALKILASENIIRLERMGAVVIGLTEKKYAEIYDVRILIETFVFERLVRVDTNELVMELSKILEMMKISIKYRDADEFSYQDVLFHETIIRSINHSYILMIWDNLKPVMESLILLSMRCRFKEKYEDFTRIINNHQLYIDAIRTKDRELMIKSLHVNFDDVQGEVEDLWMAQQMLSKGVEQEND